One part of the Ursus arctos isolate Adak ecotype North America unplaced genomic scaffold, UrsArc2.0 scaffold_14, whole genome shotgun sequence genome encodes these proteins:
- the ZBTB7A gene encoding LOW QUALITY PROTEIN: zinc finger and BTB domain-containing protein 7A (The sequence of the model RefSeq protein was modified relative to this genomic sequence to represent the inferred CDS: inserted 1 base in 1 codon; deleted 1 base in 1 codon) translates to MAGGVDGPIGIPFPDHSSDILSGLNEQRTQGLLCDVVILVEGREFPTHRSVLAACSQYFKKLFTSGAVVDQQNVYEIDFVSAEALTALMDFAYTATLTVSTANVGDILSAARLLEIPAVSHVCADLLDRQILAADAGADAGQLDLVDQTDQRNLLRAKEYLEFFQSNPMNSLPPAAAAAAAFPWSAFGASDDDLDATKEAVAAAVAAVAAGDCNGLDFYGPGPPADRPSAGDGDEGDSNPGLWPERDEDAPAGGLFPPPVAPPATATQNGHYGRGGEEEVASLSEAVPEPGDSPGFLSGAAEDGDGDGPDADGLAASTLLQQMMSSVGRAGAAAAGDSDEESRADDKGVVDYYLKYFSGAHDGDVYPAWSQKVEKKIRAKAFQKCPICEKVIQGAGKLPRHIRTHTGEKPYECNICKVRFTRQDKLKVHMRKHTGEKPYLCQQCGAAFAHNYDLKNHMRVHTGLRPYQCDSCCKTFVRSDHLHRHLKKDGCNGVPSRRGRKPRVRGGGLGGPDPSPGAAAPPGAPAPPGSPDARRNGQEKHFKDEEEDEEEAGPDGLSRLNVAGAGGGGXATGAPGATADGSFAAGLA, encoded by the exons ATGGCCGGCGGCGTGGACGGCCCCATCGGGATCCCGTTCCCTGACCACAGCAGCGACATCCTGAGCGGCCTCAACGAGCAGCGGACGCAGGGCCTGCTGTGCGACGTGGTGATCCTGGTGGAGGGCCGAGAGTTCCCCACGCACCGCTCCGTGCTGGCGGCCTGCAGCCAGTACTTCAAGAAGCTGTTCACGTCGGGCGCCGTGGTGGACCAGCAGAACGTGTACGAGATCGACTTCGTCAGCGCCGAGGCGCTCACGGCCCTCATGGACTTCGCCTACACGGCCACGCTCACCGTCAGCACGGCCAACGTGGGCGACATCCTCAGCGCCGCCCGCCTGCTCGAGATCCCCGCCGTGAGCCACGTGTGCGCCGACCTCCTGGACCGGCAGATCCTGGCGGCCGATGCGGGCGCCGATGCCGGGCAGCTGGACCTCGTCGACCAGACCGACCAGCGGAACCTCCTCCGGGCCAAGGAGTACCTCGAGTTCTTCCAGAGCAACCCCATGAACAGCCTGCCCcctgctgccgctgccgccgccgccttcCCCTGGTCTGCCTTCGGCGCGTCCGATGACGACCTGGACGCCACCAAGGAGGCCGTGGCCGCCGCCGTGGCTGCCGTGGCTGCCGGCGACTGCAATGGCTTGGACTTCTACGGGCCGGGACCACCGGCTGATCGGCCCTCGGCCGGGGATGGGGACGAGGGCGACAGCAACCCAGGTCTATGGCCAGAGCGGGACGAGGACGCCCCTGCTGGGGGCCTCTTCCCGCCCCCTGTGGCCCCGCCGGCCACCGCCACGCAGAATGGCCATTACGGCCGG GGTGGCGAGGAGGAGGTGGCCTCGCTGTCGGAGGCAGTCCCCGAGCCGGGCGACTCTCCGGGCTTCCTGTCAGGTGCGGCCGAGGACGGGGACGGGGACGGGCCCGACGCGGACGGGCTGGCGGCCAGCACGCTGCTGCAGCAGATGATGTCATCGGTGGGCCGGGCAGGGGCGGCAGCGGCGGGGGACAGCGACGAGGAGTCGCGGGCGGACGACAAGGGCGTCGTGGACTACTACCTGAAGTACTTCAGTGGCGCCCACGATGGGGATGTTTACCCGGCCTGGTCGCAGAAGGTGGAAAAGAAGATCCGGGCCAAGGCCTTCCAGAAGTGCCCCATCTGCGAGAAGGTCATCCAGGGCGCCGGCAAGCTGCCGCGGCACATCCGGACCCACACCGGGGAGAAGCCCTATGAGTGCAACATCTGCAAGGTCCGCTTCACCAG GCAGGACAAGCTCAAGGTGCACATGAGGAAGCACACGGGCGAGAAGCCATACCTGTGCCAGCAGTGTGGGGCGGCCTTCGCGCACAACTACGACCTGAAGAACCACATGCGGGTGCACACCGGCCTGCGCCCCTACCAGTGTGACAGCTGCTGTAAGACCTTCGTCCGCTCCGACCACCTGCACAGACACCTCAAGAAGGACGGCTGCAACGGCGTCCCCTCGCGCCGCGGCCGCAAGCCccgtgtgcggggcggggggctcggggggcccgaCCCCTCCCCGGGGGCCGCCGCCCCGCCcggcgccccggccccgcccggcTCCCCCGACGCCCGGCGCAACGGCCAGGAAAAGCACTTTAAGGacgaggaggaggacgaggaggaggccGGCCCCGACGGCCTCAGCAGGTTGAATGTAGCGGGTGCCGGCGGAGGGG GGGCGACGGGGGCGCCGGGGGCCACCGCCGATGGCAGCTTCGCGGCCGGACTTGCCTga
- the PIAS4 gene encoding LOW QUALITY PROTEIN: E3 SUMO-protein ligase PIAS4 (The sequence of the model RefSeq protein was modified relative to this genomic sequence to represent the inferred CDS: deleted 1 base in 1 codon) has product MAAELVEAKNMVMSFRVSDLQMLLGFVGRSKSGLKHELVTRALQLVQFDCSPELFKKIKELYETRYAKKSSEPVPQAHRPLDPLTMHSTYDRAGTVPRTPLSGPNIDYPVLYGKYLNGLGRLPAKTLKPEVRLVKLPFFNMLDELLKPTELVPQNNEKLQESPCIFALTPRQVELIRNSRELQPGIKAVQVVLRICYSDTSGPQEDQYPPNIAVKVNHSYCSVPGYYPSNKPGVEPKRPCRPINLTHLMYLSSATNRITVTWGNYGKSYSVALYLVRQLTSSELLQRLKTIGVKHPELCKALVKEKLRLDPDSEIATTGVRVSLICPLVKMRLSVPCRAETCAHLQCFDAVFYLQMNEKKPTWLCPVCDKPAPYDQLIIDGLLSKILSECEDADEIEYLVDGSWCPIRAEKERSCSPQCPILVLGPSDANGLLSTPNVNGGGGGGALGGAGGGGGAVGGVENGKPGADVVDLTLDSSSSSEEEEEEEEDEEDEDEEGPRPKRRCPFQKGLVSAC; this is encoded by the exons ATGGCGGCGGAGCTGGTGGAGGCCAAA AACATGGTGATGAGTTTCCGAGTCTCCGATCTTCAGATGCTTCTGGGTTTTGTTGGCCGGAGTAAGAGTGGACTTAAGCACGAACTTGTCACCCGGGCCCTCCAGCTGGTCCAGTTTGACTGTAGCCCCGAGCTGTTCAAGAAGATCAAGGAGCTGTACGAGACACGCTACGCCAAGAAGAGCTCAGAGCCTGTCCCCCAGGCCCACCGGCCGCTGGACCCCCTGACCATGCACTCAACCTACGACCGGGCTGGCACAGTGCCCAGGACTCCCCTCTCGGGCCCCAACATTGACTACCCCGTGCTCTACGGGAAGTACTTGAATGGACTTGGACGCTTGCCCGCCAAGACCCTCAAGCCAGAAGTGCGTCTGGTGAAGCTGCCCTTCTTTAACATGCTGGACGAGCTGCTGAAGCCCACAGAGCTGG TTCCACAGAATAATGAGAAGCTTCAAGAGAGTCCGTGCATCTTTGCATTGACACCAAGGCAAGTGGAGCTGATCCGGAATTCCAG AGAACTGCAGCCCGGGATCAAGGCCGTGCAGGTCGTCCTCAG AATCTGCTACTCAGACACCAGCGGCCCTCAGGAGGACCAGTACCCGCCCAACATCGCCGTGAAGGTCAACCACAGCTACTGCTCGGTCCCG GGCTACTACCCCTCCAACAAGCCCGGAGTGGAGCCCAAGAGGCCCTGCCGCCCCATCAACCTCACCCACCTCATGTACCTGTCCTCGGCCACCAACCGCATCACCGTGACCTGGGGGAACTACGGCAAG AGTTACTCCGTGGCCTTGTACTTGGTGCGGCAGCTGACCTCTTCGGAGCTGCTGCAGAGATTGAAAACCATCGGGGTCAAGCACCCGGAGCTGTGCAAGGCACTGG TCAAAGAGAAGCTGCGTCTGGACCCTGACAGCGAGATCGCCACCACCGGCGTGCGGGTCTCCCTCATCTGCCCA CTGGTGAAGATGCGGCTGTCGGTGCCCTGCCGGGCGGAGACCTGCGCGCACCTGCAGTGCTTCGACGCCGTCTTCTACCTCCAGATGAATGAGAAGAAGCCCACCTGGCTGTGCCCCGTGTGTGACAAGCCGGCCCCCTACGACCAGCTCATCATCGACGG GCTCCTCTCCAAGATCCTGAGTGAGTGCGAGGATGCCGACGAGATCGAGTACCTGGTGGATGGCTCC TGGTGCCCGATCCGCGCCGAGAAGGAGCGCAGCTGCAGCCCCCAGTGCCCCATCCTCGTGCTCG GCCCCTCGGACGCCAATGGGCTCCTTTCCACCCCCAACGTCAACggtggtggcggtggcggtgCGCTTGGGGGCGCCGGTGGCGGGGGCGGCGCGGTAGGCGGTGTTGAGAACGGGAAGCCGGGAGCCGACGTGGTGGACCTCACGCTGGACAGCTCGTCATcctcggaggaggaggaggaggaggaagaggacgagGAGGACGAGGATGAGGAGGGCCCCCGGCCCAAGCGACGCTGTCCCTTCCAGAAGGGCCTGGTGTCGGCCTGCTGA